The genomic segment CACCGTTCTTTTTAGTAAATTGGTTATTTACAGCGAAACTTGTACTTTTAGCACCAACACCCCAACCATAAGCATTGTTAGACAAAATCGCATTTTGTAGGAGATTACCACCCAAGCCAATAGCCAATTTGTCAGCACTAATTTGCCCTGCTTGCAAATGGTTAGCGTTAATCGCTCCTGCTTGAATTTTACCTGCTGTTACTGCATTAGCGCTTAATTTGTTAGCAGTTACCGCATTAGCTTGAATAGCGTTAGCGCCCACACTATTAACACTCAATTTCTCTGCGGTAATAGCACCTGCAGAAATTTTAATCGCTGTAATGGCATTTGCCGCAATGTTATCCGCCACAACAGCATTGGTTGCCAATTTACCTGCAACAACAGCTCCAGACTGAATTGCATTTGAACTAATAGCATTAGCTTGGATTTGGCTTGCCCCTACACTTCCAGATTGTAAGTGTGTAGCCCCAATTGCTCCAGCTTGTATTGCATTCGTACCGATGCTATTAGCTGAAATCTGATTAGCAGAAATCGTACCGGTTAATTTTGTTGTAGGTATAGATGCCAATTGTGATACTGCAATTGTACCAGTAATCTTATTTGCGCTAATTCCTTGTAATTGACTGTCTGTCAATTGACCACTTAATTTACTGGTAGGAATGGTTGGCATATTTGTTAATGAGAGCGTACCAATGACTTTAGTCGCATTAATAGACTGAATTTGTTCATCGGTCAGTTTACCGGCTAAATTGGAAGTCGGAATTGGTGCAAGTTGCTCCGGTTGAATAATACCTTTAATCTCATTGGCAAAGACGTCTCCACTATCTGCAACGTAAACCGTACCATTCCAGGTGTACAGTTTACCATCTGCAGTGTTGTGTACTTGGCGATAGCCCAAGAACGTGTTCACATCCAGTCCGGAAACGGTTTTTATCATTTCCAGTCCACGAGCAGGTGCGGCAGTATCGAAAACTTCATCGATGATATTTTTACTTAACTCTTTATTGAGTTCTTCCAATTTCTCATCAAGATCGACCGCACTTTCGCCTTTAATGCCTTGCTCTTGATAGAATGGACCATTATTAATACCGCGCACGTGGCGTAACCAGTAGTAACGGGTTTGTTGCGCACCAACCGAATGTGAATAGAGTTTACTCAGCACTTTAGCGACTTTGGTCGCGTTGGCAAAATTCGTATCTTCACTGGCGAAGATTTCTGTGTAGGTGACATCATCCACCCAGTCCCACTCAATTGTAATTTCACCTAATCCACCACTTACAATAACACCGGTCGGCACTGGCGGTTTATCAATGGTAAACGTAGTTGTCTTTTCACTAACCACTTGACCATTTTTATTTTTGGCGTAAATGACAACGGTATATTCGCCATTTGGCAAATGCTCAAATGAAATATTAGGATCGGTCAATCCGCGACGGTACTCAAACAACTTGCCGTCTTTAGTAATACGCACATCAAACGTTACTTCACCATCACCAGAGCCAATATCCACGGTGACATATAATTTGCCGTCATAACCGGTTTTTGCGCCCACATCATTAATTTGTGGCGCTCGATAGGCGGTTTTCGTCGTCGGCACAAAGTGCGCACTTTTGTCCACAATAGCTTCTTTTTGCGGCTCGTGTTGAAGTGCAGTAATAGTAAATGTGCCATCTTCATTTTCAGTCAATGAGATAGCTTTATACAAGCCTGATTTAACAGTTTCCGTAGTTAAAGCCCAAACACTGTACGCACCAAGATCAACTGGTGAACTTGCCAATGTTACGGTATTGCCACTTACCGCTGTAATGCGAATTGTATTTTCTTTCGCTGAATTATTGATATAAGTCAAGAAACTATTGCCAGATAATTCAATTTCACGATCTAATGTAACATTGCTACCATTGACCGCAAGCACGCGGCCGCCAATATTCGTACCGGCGTAGTCATTATCGTTAACGCGAATAATATCACCCGGTAAGTGCATTAGACCTTCGCGACCAACAGTGAATGTAATGGTTTCTTTTTCCAGTTTTTCTGTTTCGATGAGCCAACGTCCTGTACGGTGTGCTTGTCCGCGAGATGTACAACCAAAGGCAGTAATTTCCGTTAAATTTAAACCGTTTTTTGCAATAGATTCATCATCAGACACATACTCTACCGCACTTTGATAACCGTTAGTTTTATCTGCATAACTCACTTTTACTGCGTTATGACGTGATTTCTTAGCAGAATAAGAGCGCTCAAATTTTCCGTCTTTAACATTAGCATTGGTATAAACCCAACTTGGATCGGTTGGACGATCGATAATGGCTGAACACTCTCTTCCAGTCCAAACTGGAATAGCGCGGAAAATAGAACAAATGTTGTTAATGACTTTGTAAGCGTCGTCAATATCGGTAATCCAAGCATTACAAGTAAAGCGTGGTTCCTTGCCACCAAATCCATCATCCACCATAACATCACAATAACGTGCAATGTCATACAGCGTCCACTTGTCACAACTGAACGAGCCAAGCATATTGCCTAAGCCATA from the [Actinobacillus] rossii genome contains:
- a CDS encoding phage tail protein codes for the protein MRIFGAKGGGGGGHTPVEAPETGRSKQIVNIVEVISEGEITGLVDGMKSIYLDNTPVQNADDSYNFNNVSGELNIGTQDQGTLSGYESSQNEVNVGVEVKKATGAIVRTITDERITRLRFTLGVKALYQQNNQGDTNPTSVNLQIKVGDQVYDHTISGKYSSQYLEMLVIDNLPSVPFNISVERVTADSNKNTLQNGTIWSSYTEIIDTEFTYPNTAVAGVSFDSDYFNGIPARNYLIKGIKVRVPSNYDPETRAYDGMWDGTFKIAWTNNPAWILFDVITNSRYGLGNMLGSFSCDKWTLYDIARYCDVMVDDGFGGKEPRFTCNAWITDIDDAYKVINNICSIFRAIPVWTGRECSAIIDRPTDPSWVYTNANVKDGKFERSYSAKKSRHNAVKVSYADKTNGYQSAVEYVSDDESIAKNGLNLTEITAFGCTSRGQAHRTGRWLIETEKLEKETITFTVGREGLMHLPGDIIRVNDNDYAGTNIGGRVLAVNGSNVTLDREIELSGNSFLTYINNSAKENTIRITAVSGNTVTLASSPVDLGAYSVWALTTETVKSGLYKAISLTENEDGTFTITALQHEPQKEAIVDKSAHFVPTTKTAYRAPQINDVGAKTGYDGKLYVTVDIGSGDGEVTFDVRITKDGKLFEYRRGLTDPNISFEHLPNGEYTVVIYAKNKNGQVVSEKTTTFTIDKPPVPTGVIVSGGLGEITIEWDWVDDVTYTEIFASEDTNFANATKVAKVLSKLYSHSVGAQQTRYYWLRHVRGINNGPFYQEQGIKGESAVDLDEKLEELNKELSKNIIDEVFDTAAPARGLEMIKTVSGLDVNTFLGYRQVHNTADGKLYTWNGTVYVADSGDVFANEIKGIIQPEQLAPIPTSNLAGKLTDEQIQSINATKVIGTLSLTNMPTIPTSKLSGQLTDSQLQGISANKITGTIAVSQLASIPTTKLTGTISANQISANSIGTNAIQAGAIGATHLQSGSVGASQIQANAISSNAIQSGAVVAGKLATNAVVADNIAANAITAIKISAGAITAEKLSVNSVGANAIQANAVTANKLSANAVTAGKIQAGAINANHLQAGQISADKLAIGLGGNLLQNAILSNNAYGWGVGAKSTSFAVNNQFTKKNGVADWYPNDALDNEVRIKTIVTVATATNVGWVDPLYRTVFLNAGQWYMFSIYANIYRFQTGYILVEEYSADGSAYVKGVASSATPIVNGSAQKTIKGMSRYAVKFQCPASGCVSLRFRCSGTTTGANPNVYVARPMLEECTQYTTQPSAWVNSGVTAIHGGSIVTNTITAQQIAANTITANEIASGAIATRHLSANSVNAGHIVSKSLTADKLNISSLSAISANLGSVTAGSIRIGSLNGSYGTLFEVNANGGFRLIARDSSGGIELSSSTRALTVWNGNTQVVKVGKL